The following coding sequences lie in one Hypanus sabinus isolate sHypSab1 chromosome 20, sHypSab1.hap1, whole genome shotgun sequence genomic window:
- the mc4r gene encoding melanocortin receptor 4, translated as MDLSYTRGLADTTQNRNQSVSGFTGANILHSNGSSSGCNEQLWISTEVFVMLGIVSLLANILVIAAIVKNKNLHSPMYFFICSLAVADMLISVSNAWETIIIAMLKSRHLLAQDKLIKSIDNVFDSVICSSLLASICSLLAIAVDRYITIFYALRYHNIMTVRRALTVIAGIWAVCIGSGILFIIYSESTTVVICLIAMFFAMLAIMASLYVHMFMLARLHLKRIAALPSSGAIRQAANMKGAITLTILLGVFIVCWAPFFLHLILMISCPRNPYCICFMSHFNMYLILILCNSIIDPLIYAFRSQEMRKTFKEIICCYSLRGSCDLLSKY; from the coding sequence ATGGATTTGTCATACACCCGTGGCCTGGCAGATACTACCCAGAACAGGAACCAGAGTGTGTCGGGGTTCACTGGTGCCAACATCTTGCACAGCAATGGATCCTCCAGTGGTTGCAATGAACAGTTGTGGATCTCAACAGAGGTCTTCGTCATGCTGGGGATTGTCAGCCTGCTGGCAAATATTCTGGTCATTGCGGCTATCGTCAAAAACAAGAACCTTCACTCCCCCATGTACTTCTTCATCTGCAGCTTAGCAGTAGCTGACATGCTGATAAGTGTTTCCAATGCTTGGGAGACTATCATCATTGCCATGCTGAAAAGCCGGCACCTGCTGGCTCAAGACAAGCTGATCAAGAGCATAGATAATGTGTTTGACTCGGTGATCTGTAGTTCCCTCCTTGCCTCCATCTGTAGCTTGCTAGCCATCGCTGTTGACAGGTACATCACCATCTTCTATGCTCTGCGCTACCACAACATCATGACAGTGAGACGGGCTCTGACTGTTATCGCTGGCATTTGGGCAGTTTGCATTGGCTCGGGAATCCTTTTCATTATCTATTCAGAGAGCACCACTGTGGTCATCTGCCTCATCGCCATGTTTTTTGCCATGCTTGCCATCATGGCCTCGCTCTATGTCCACATGTTCATGCTTGCCCGCCTGCACCTCAAGCGTATCGCTGCTCTGCCTAGCAGTGGTGCCATCCGCCAGGCAGCCAACATGAAAGGGGCCATCACCCTCACCATTCTGCTCGGGGTTTTCATCGTCTGCTGGGCTCCGTTCTTCCTGCACCTCATTCTCATGATCTCCTGCCCCAGAAACCCTTATTGCATCTGCTTCATGTCACACTTCAACATGTACCTAATCCTCATCCTGTGTAACTCGATCATCGATCCCCTCATTTATGCTTTCCGCAGTCAGGAAATGCGGAAGACCTTCAAAGAAATAATCTGCTGTTACAGTCTGCGGGGCAGCTGTGACCTACTGAGCAAATATTAA